The Solibacillus sp. FSL W7-1464 genome contains a region encoding:
- the rpsB gene encoding 30S ribosomal protein S2: MSVISMKQLLEAGVHFGHQTRRWNPKMKKYIFVERNGIYIIDLQKTVKKLEEAYDFMRQVGQDGGKVLFVGTKKQAQEAIKEEAERSGNYYINQRWLGGTLTNFGTIQKRVKRMKDIEKMEEDGTFAVLPKKEVIQLKKEHERLVKFLGGIRDMKAIPDVMFVVDPRKERIAVAEAIKLNIPLVGIVDTNCDPDEIDYVIPANDDAIRAVKLLTAKMADALLEAKQGEEEAPAVEEATAE, translated from the coding sequence ATGTCAGTAATTTCAATGAAACAATTACTAGAAGCTGGTGTACATTTCGGTCACCAAACTCGCCGTTGGAACCCAAAAATGAAGAAATATATCTTCGTAGAGCGTAACGGTATTTACATTATCGATTTACAAAAAACGGTTAAAAAATTAGAAGAAGCATACGATTTCATGCGTCAAGTTGGTCAAGACGGTGGTAAAGTTTTATTCGTAGGTACGAAAAAACAAGCACAAGAAGCGATCAAAGAAGAAGCTGAACGTTCAGGCAACTACTACATCAACCAACGTTGGTTAGGTGGTACGTTAACAAACTTCGGTACTATTCAAAAACGTGTAAAACGTATGAAAGATATCGAAAAAATGGAAGAAGACGGTACTTTTGCTGTACTTCCTAAAAAAGAAGTAATCCAACTTAAAAAAGAGCACGAGCGCTTAGTTAAATTCTTAGGCGGTATCCGTGATATGAAAGCTATTCCGGACGTAATGTTCGTTGTAGACCCTCGTAAAGAGCGTATCGCAGTTGCAGAAGCAATCAAATTAAACATCCCTCTAGTTGGTATCGTAGACACTAACTGTGATCCAGATGAAATTGATTACGTAATCCCTGCAAACGACGATGCTATCCGCGCGGTTAAATTATTAACTGCTAAAATGGCTGACGCTTTATTAGAAGCTAAACAAGGTGAAGAAGAAGCTCCTGCAGTAGAAGAAGCTACAGCTGAGTAA
- the tsf gene encoding translation elongation factor Ts codes for MANITAQLVKELREKTGAGMMDCKKALVSTEGDIDAAIDFLREKGLAAAGKKADRIAAEGTTYILENGNEAILLEVNAETDFVAKNDKFQFLVSSLAEQLLAAKPESVEAALELEKDGVKIADQISTATATIGEKISLRRFEIKTKTDADAFGSYLHMGGRIGVLVVLAGSTDAAAAKDIAMHIAAINPTYVSRDEVSADEVERERKVLTEQALNEGKPENIVAKMVEGRLGKYFEDVCLLDQAFVKNSDQKVRDFVNSLNATVTGFTRYAVGEGIEKREDNFAEEVMNQVKGN; via the coding sequence ATGGCAAACATTACTGCACAATTAGTAAAAGAATTACGCGAAAAAACAGGCGCAGGTATGATGGACTGTAAAAAAGCATTAGTATCTACAGAAGGTGACATCGATGCTGCAATCGATTTCCTACGTGAAAAAGGTTTAGCTGCTGCTGGCAAAAAAGCTGACCGTATCGCTGCTGAAGGTACAACTTACATTTTAGAAAATGGTAATGAAGCGATTCTTTTAGAAGTAAATGCTGAAACAGACTTCGTTGCAAAAAACGACAAGTTCCAATTTTTAGTTTCTTCTTTAGCAGAGCAATTATTAGCTGCTAAACCGGAATCAGTTGAAGCTGCTTTAGAATTAGAAAAAGACGGCGTGAAAATCGCTGATCAAATCTCTACAGCTACAGCTACAATCGGTGAAAAAATTTCATTACGTCGTTTCGAAATCAAAACAAAAACTGATGCAGATGCATTCGGTTCTTACTTACACATGGGCGGACGCATTGGTGTATTAGTAGTTCTTGCAGGTTCTACTGACGCTGCTGCTGCAAAAGATATCGCGATGCATATCGCTGCAATCAACCCAACTTACGTTTCTCGTGACGAAGTTTCTGCTGACGAAGTTGAACGTGAGCGCAAAGTATTAACTGAGCAAGCGTTAAACGAAGGTAAACCAGAAAACATCGTAGCGAAAATGGTAGAAGGCCGTCTTGGTAAATATTTCGAAGACGTATGTTTATTAGACCAAGCTTTCGTTAAAAACTCAGATCAAAAAGTACGCGACTTCGTAAACTCATTAAATGCTACTGTAACAGGTTTCACTCGTTATGCAGTTGGTGAAGGTATCGAAAAGCGTGAAGATAACTTCGCTGAAGAAGTAATGAACCAAGTTAAAGGTAACTAA
- the pyrH gene encoding UMP kinase, translating to MGVSEYKRVVIKLSGEALAGELGFGFSPDVIKSIAAEIKDVIDLGVEVALVVGGGNIWRGKIGAEMGMERANADYMGMLGTVMNALALQDSLENLGVPTRVQSSIVMTQVAEPYIRRKAVRHLEKARVVIFAAGTGNPYFSTDTTAALRAAEINADAILMAKNNVDGVYSADPKLDPEAVKYDTLTYLDVIQQGLQVMDSTASTLCMDNDIKLVVFNLSEPGNIKRAALGEKIGTVVRRDA from the coding sequence ATGGGTGTGTCAGAGTACAAACGAGTAGTAATTAAACTTAGCGGGGAAGCATTAGCTGGAGAATTAGGCTTCGGTTTCTCACCGGATGTTATTAAATCGATCGCTGCAGAAATTAAAGACGTTATCGACTTAGGTGTAGAAGTCGCATTAGTTGTCGGCGGAGGCAACATTTGGCGCGGAAAAATCGGCGCTGAAATGGGAATGGAACGTGCCAATGCAGATTATATGGGTATGTTAGGGACAGTGATGAATGCGCTGGCATTACAAGACTCACTGGAAAATTTGGGTGTTCCTACACGTGTTCAATCATCGATCGTTATGACACAAGTGGCAGAGCCATATATTCGACGTAAAGCAGTTCGTCATTTAGAGAAAGCACGTGTCGTAATCTTTGCTGCGGGAACAGGTAACCCATACTTCTCGACAGATACGACAGCCGCTTTACGTGCCGCAGAAATTAATGCAGATGCAATTTTAATGGCGAAAAACAATGTTGATGGGGTTTATTCGGCAGATCCAAAATTAGATCCTGAAGCAGTTAAGTATGACACACTTACGTATTTAGACGTTATTCAACAAGGTTTACAAGTAATGGATTCTACAGCTTCGACATTATGTATGGATAATGATATTAAGCTTGTCGTTTTCAACTTATCAGAACCAGGTAATATTAAACGTGCCGCATTAGGCGAAAAAATTGGAACAGTTGTTAGGAGAGATGCGTAA
- the frr gene encoding ribosome recycling factor, which translates to MTQQVLNQAQEKMTKSINAFSRELASIRAGVANASLLDRITVDYYGTPTPINQMAGISVPEARLLVIQPYDKSILGEIEKAIMRSDIGITPTNDGNVIRLAVPALTEERRKELVKQVKKEAEEAKVAVRNVRRDANDDLKKLEKNGEITEDELRGFNDDIQKLTDNSIVKIEELVKEKEKEILTV; encoded by the coding sequence ATGACACAACAAGTATTAAATCAAGCACAAGAAAAAATGACGAAATCTATTAATGCTTTCTCACGTGAATTAGCTTCAATTCGTGCAGGTGTAGCAAATGCTTCACTATTGGACCGTATTACAGTGGATTACTACGGGACACCGACACCAATCAACCAAATGGCAGGTATTTCTGTACCGGAAGCACGCCTTTTAGTAATCCAGCCTTATGATAAATCAATCTTGGGCGAAATCGAAAAAGCGATTATGCGTTCTGACATCGGAATCACTCCGACAAACGACGGTAATGTTATTCGTTTAGCAGTGCCGGCATTAACTGAAGAGCGCCGTAAAGAATTAGTGAAACAGGTGAAAAAAGAAGCGGAAGAAGCGAAAGTTGCTGTCCGCAACGTGCGCCGCGATGCAAACGATGACCTGAAAAAACTGGAAAAGAACGGTGAAATCACAGAAGACGAACTACGCGGCTTCAATGATGACATTCAAAAACTAACAGACAACTCGATCGTTAAAATCGAGGAGTTAGTGAAAGAAAAAGAAAAAGAAATTTTAACAGTTTAA
- a CDS encoding isoprenyl transferase, whose product MFKKLFGKNTNKEQSFGSENVDLVKGEDIPTHIAIIMDGNGRWAKKRSMPRVAGHHEGMKTVRKITRCACDLGVEVLTLYAFSTENWKRPKSEVEFLMRLPEQFLNSFLPELMERNIKVEMIGVMDSLPEYTQSALKKAMEATAGNTGLVLNFAMNYGGRAEIVMAMQQLLKEVEAGKITIDELNEQHISQYVMTAHLPEPDLLIRTSGEVRISNFMLWQLAYTEFWFTDTHWPDFDEACLKEAISVYQNRNRRYGGLKGEGTN is encoded by the coding sequence ATGTTTAAAAAACTTTTTGGGAAAAATACAAATAAAGAACAATCATTCGGTAGTGAAAATGTGGACTTAGTTAAGGGAGAGGATATCCCTACCCATATTGCAATTATTATGGACGGAAATGGACGTTGGGCAAAAAAGCGTTCGATGCCACGGGTTGCAGGACATCATGAAGGAATGAAAACCGTTCGAAAAATAACACGTTGCGCTTGTGATTTAGGAGTGGAAGTATTGACGCTCTATGCGTTTTCAACAGAAAACTGGAAGCGTCCTAAATCAGAAGTGGAATTTTTAATGCGTTTACCGGAGCAATTTTTAAATTCCTTTTTACCGGAGCTGATGGAGCGGAATATTAAAGTAGAAATGATCGGTGTGATGGATTCATTGCCGGAATATACACAATCTGCTTTGAAAAAGGCGATGGAAGCAACTGCAGGGAATACCGGTTTGGTCCTAAATTTTGCGATGAATTACGGTGGGCGTGCTGAAATTGTAATGGCGATGCAACAGCTTCTGAAAGAGGTAGAAGCGGGAAAGATTACAATTGATGAATTAAATGAACAACATATTTCCCAGTATGTAATGACGGCTCATTTACCTGAACCTGATTTACTGATTCGCACGAGTGGTGAAGTGCGCATAAGTAACTTTATGCTATGGCAGCTTGCCTATACGGAGTTTTGGTTTACTGATACGCATTGGCCTGATTTTGACGAAGCATGTTTAAAAGAGGCGATCTCTGTGTATCAAAACCGTAACCGCCGTTATGGAGGGCTGAAAGGAGAAGGAACAAATTGA
- a CDS encoding phosphatidate cytidylyltransferase, producing MKQRIITGVIAAALFIPFVIYGGAPFAVLMSIIAVIGFYELLKMKGISIASVPGIIGTLALLVLVVPNEWSLNVVEFFQYDSILMIVYGIAALLLIYIVLVKNKMTFDEIGFILLGAFYVGLGFHYFIETRFIGLEFVVFVLLVVWTTDSGAYFVGRKLGKNKLWPEISPKKTVEGFVGGIVIAVIFAIAMQLIYPFASSWLQLIVVTIIASIIGQMGDLVESAIKRHYDVKDSGNILPGHGGILDRFDSLLFVVPLLHFLHFFS from the coding sequence TTGAAACAACGCATCATTACCGGAGTAATTGCTGCAGCATTATTTATTCCATTCGTAATTTATGGAGGAGCGCCGTTTGCGGTTTTAATGAGTATCATCGCAGTGATCGGTTTCTATGAATTGTTGAAAATGAAAGGAATTTCAATTGCATCTGTTCCAGGTATTATTGGTACACTTGCATTATTAGTGTTGGTTGTACCAAATGAATGGTCACTTAATGTTGTAGAGTTTTTCCAATATGATTCGATTTTAATGATTGTATATGGAATCGCGGCATTATTGTTGATTTATATTGTACTGGTAAAAAATAAAATGACGTTTGATGAAATTGGTTTTATATTGCTAGGGGCATTTTATGTCGGACTTGGTTTCCACTATTTTATCGAAACACGTTTTATCGGATTGGAATTTGTCGTGTTTGTGTTATTAGTCGTATGGACAACAGATTCCGGTGCCTATTTTGTTGGCCGTAAATTAGGAAAGAACAAATTATGGCCGGAGATATCACCGAAGAAGACAGTGGAAGGTTTTGTTGGCGGGATCGTGATTGCAGTTATTTTCGCAATTGCTATGCAGCTGATCTATCCTTTTGCTTCAAGCTGGCTGCAATTAATCGTTGTGACAATTATTGCTTCGATCATCGGACAAATGGGTGATTTGGTTGAATCGGCTATTAAACGTCATTATGATGTGAAAGATTCAGGCAATATCCTGCCAGGACACGGCGGCATATTGGACCGTTTTGACAGTTTACTATTTGTTGTACCATTACTGCACTTTTTACATTTCTTTTCCTAG
- the dxr gene encoding 1-deoxy-D-xylulose-5-phosphate reductoisomerase: MKKISLLGATGSIGWQTFDILLANPNEFKLVAFSAGQNIEKSREIIKKLQPELVSMQTEEAAGTLQKEFPHVSFTYGEKGLVEVATHPDSTVLVNAVLGSVGLESTLAAIRMGKTIAIANKETLVTAGHLVMAEAKKYNAPILPVDSEHSAVFQSMNGENKKRIERIVLTASGGSFRDRTRDELAGVTVKDALNHPNWSMGAKITIDSATMMNKGLEVIEAHVLFDMPYDNIDVLLHRESIIHSMVEYEDTSVIAQLGTPDMRVPIQYALSYPDRLPLANGQRLNLAQIGQLHFKEVDFDRFRALKLAYDAGRMGGTILTAMNAANEAAVALFLQEKITFLEIEECIERIMNSHNNIALPDLATILHVDSETRKTVATMVK; this comes from the coding sequence GTGAAAAAAATTAGTTTATTAGGGGCAACAGGTTCCATCGGATGGCAAACTTTTGATATTCTACTTGCCAATCCGAATGAATTTAAGCTTGTTGCATTTTCAGCTGGGCAAAATATTGAAAAGTCCCGTGAAATCATTAAAAAACTGCAACCAGAATTAGTTTCAATGCAAACAGAGGAAGCGGCAGGCACTTTACAAAAAGAATTCCCGCATGTTTCCTTTACATATGGAGAAAAAGGATTGGTCGAAGTGGCGACACATCCGGATTCGACAGTGCTTGTCAATGCGGTATTAGGCAGTGTTGGACTGGAATCGACACTTGCTGCAATCCGTATGGGGAAAACGATTGCGATTGCCAATAAAGAAACACTTGTAACAGCGGGACATCTTGTAATGGCTGAAGCGAAAAAATACAATGCCCCGATCTTACCGGTAGACAGTGAACATTCAGCTGTTTTCCAATCGATGAACGGTGAAAATAAAAAGCGTATCGAGCGCATTGTTTTAACGGCATCCGGTGGTTCATTCCGCGATCGAACAAGGGATGAGCTGGCAGGTGTAACAGTAAAAGATGCATTGAATCACCCGAACTGGTCAATGGGAGCCAAAATTACGATTGATTCAGCAACAATGATGAACAAAGGGCTTGAAGTTATTGAGGCACATGTACTGTTTGATATGCCATATGACAACATCGATGTGCTGCTGCACCGTGAAAGCATCATTCACTCGATGGTGGAATATGAGGATACAAGTGTCATCGCGCAGCTCGGAACACCGGACATGCGTGTGCCGATTCAGTATGCGCTTAGCTACCCGGATCGTTTACCGCTTGCAAATGGCCAACGTTTAAATTTGGCCCAAATTGGACAGCTTCATTTTAAGGAAGTGGATTTTGACCGTTTCCGCGCACTAAAGCTTGCTTATGATGCAGGACGTATGGGCGGAACAATCTTAACGGCGATGAACGCGGCAAACGAAGCTGCAGTTGCATTGTTTTTACAGGAAAAAATTACTTTTTTAGAAATTGAAGAATGTATTGAGCGTATTATGAATAGTCATAACAATATCGCTTTGCCAGATTTAGCAACTATTTTGCATGTAGACAGTGAGACGAGAAAAACAGTCGCAACCATGGTAAAATAG
- the rseP gene encoding RIP metalloprotease RseP — protein MQTVIAFILIFGSLVFFHELGHFLFAKKAGIMVREFAIGMGPKIFGMTKGETVYTLRLLPIGGYVRMAGEDTDTVELQPGYRVALITNEENIVEKIILNQKTHYQNVIFLEVERADLERELWIEGYDEDDQFIRYNVSRTASVVENGTEQMIAPLDRQFNSKSVGARAMAIFAGPLFNFILAFFIFLIIGLIQGIPSDEPVIAEVVDNSVASSAGLVDGDKVVKVNGQSISTWEELSEQIFDNPNKAVTFEVERATGNEIIELTPKAVEQEGGPDYGQIGVMRSIEKNPLQAVVYGVEETYNMIITIGTLVGKLITGQFSIDALSGPVGIYKTTETVVTFGLYNILYFAAMLSVNLGIMNLLPLPALDGGRLLFFAVEAVRGKPIDRQKEGMVHFVGILLLMILMVVVTWNDIQRFFF, from the coding sequence ATGCAAACAGTTATAGCCTTTATTTTAATTTTTGGCTCACTCGTTTTTTTCCATGAGCTAGGTCACTTCTTATTTGCAAAGAAAGCAGGCATTATGGTGCGTGAATTTGCGATTGGTATGGGACCGAAGATTTTTGGGATGACGAAAGGAGAAACAGTCTATACGCTACGACTATTGCCGATTGGCGGTTATGTAAGAATGGCCGGCGAAGATACCGATACGGTAGAACTGCAGCCCGGTTACCGCGTAGCTTTAATAACGAACGAAGAAAATATCGTAGAAAAAATCATACTCAACCAAAAAACACATTACCAGAACGTCATCTTTTTAGAAGTAGAGCGTGCAGATCTGGAACGTGAACTTTGGATTGAAGGTTATGATGAGGATGACCAGTTCATTCGCTACAATGTATCGCGGACAGCAAGCGTCGTTGAAAATGGTACGGAGCAGATGATTGCACCGCTTGATCGCCAATTTAATTCAAAATCTGTTGGTGCTCGTGCAATGGCAATTTTCGCGGGTCCATTGTTCAACTTTATTTTAGCGTTTTTCATCTTCTTGATTATCGGGCTCATTCAGGGGATTCCTTCCGATGAACCGGTCATTGCCGAAGTTGTGGACAATTCTGTTGCAAGCAGTGCCGGATTGGTCGATGGCGATAAAGTCGTCAAGGTGAACGGGCAGTCGATTTCAACTTGGGAGGAACTATCCGAACAAATTTTCGACAATCCAAACAAAGCCGTAACATTCGAAGTGGAACGTGCAACGGGCAATGAAATAATTGAACTGACACCAAAAGCTGTGGAACAGGAAGGCGGTCCAGACTACGGACAGATCGGCGTTATGCGTTCCATTGAAAAAAATCCGCTGCAAGCCGTAGTTTACGGTGTGGAAGAAACATATAACATGATTATTACAATCGGGACACTTGTCGGCAAACTGATTACAGGCCAATTCTCGATTGATGCATTATCAGGCCCGGTAGGAATTTATAAAACAACGGAAACGGTCGTCACTTTCGGTTTATATAATATTCTATACTTTGCGGCGATGCTGAGCGTCAACTTGGGGATTATGAACTTGTTACCACTACCGGCACTTGATGGTGGCCGTTTACTTTTCTTCGCTGTGGAAGCAGTAAGGGGAAAACCGATCGACCGACAAAAAGAAGGTATGGTTCATTTCGTCGGAATCCTCCTCCTGATGATCCTAATGGTCGTCGTAACATGGAACGATATCCAGCGATTCTTCTTTTAA
- a CDS encoding proline--tRNA ligase, producing the protein MKQTKTFIPTLRENPSDADVKSHRMLLRAGFIRQNAAGVYSYLPLARKVLFKIEQIIREEMEAINSIELLMPALQPAELWQESGRWEAYGPELMRLKDRHDRDFALGATHEEVITTLVRDEIKSYKKLPLTLYQIQSKFRDEKRPRFGLLRGREFIMKDAYSFHSSRESLDATYDDMYQAYSNIFTRLGLNFRAVIADAGTIGGKGTHEFMVLSEIGEDTIAYSDTSDYAANIEMAEVVVEYTAPTTPMKDIEKIETPDQKTIEEVSAFLNVEPSNVIKSLVFDIDGELVVVLARGDHEINDIKLKNALGATSVELAEDAAIKELLGCTPGSIGPVKLPVNVKVIADNAIKSVRNGVAGANEDGFHLLNVNPERDFAISSYEDIRFIQQGDPSPDGQGIIKFAEGIEVGHIFKLGTTYSEKLNATFLDEQGKAQPYIMGCYGIGVSRILAAVAEHFQDENGFVWPTQLAPYDLQLVPVNAKDEAQVQLADELYGVLKSYRYEVLYDDRPERAGVKFADADLIGLPVRITVGKKASEGLVEVKFRSTGESAEWAKEEVVDRLNEYFRQN; encoded by the coding sequence ATGAAACAGACCAAAACGTTTATCCCTACTTTAAGGGAAAATCCATCCGATGCAGACGTGAAATCGCATCGCATGCTACTGCGTGCCGGATTTATCCGTCAAAATGCAGCCGGAGTATATTCATACTTACCATTAGCGCGCAAAGTATTATTCAAAATCGAACAAATCATCCGTGAAGAAATGGAAGCAATCAATTCAATCGAGCTATTGATGCCTGCATTGCAACCAGCAGAACTTTGGCAGGAATCAGGTCGCTGGGAAGCATACGGTCCAGAACTTATGCGTTTAAAAGACCGTCATGACCGTGACTTTGCTTTAGGTGCTACACATGAAGAGGTCATTACTACTTTAGTGCGTGATGAAATCAAATCATATAAAAAATTACCATTAACACTTTACCAGATTCAAAGTAAATTCCGTGATGAAAAACGTCCACGCTTCGGCTTACTGCGCGGTCGTGAATTCATTATGAAAGATGCTTATTCTTTCCACTCATCACGTGAATCACTTGATGCGACTTATGATGATATGTACCAGGCATATTCAAATATCTTCACGCGTCTTGGCCTGAACTTCCGTGCCGTAATTGCGGATGCAGGTACAATTGGCGGTAAAGGTACACACGAATTCATGGTGCTTTCTGAAATTGGTGAAGATACAATCGCTTATTCGGATACATCGGATTATGCGGCAAACATCGAGATGGCAGAGGTTGTTGTAGAATATACAGCACCGACAACACCGATGAAAGACATTGAAAAGATTGAAACACCAGATCAAAAAACAATCGAAGAAGTATCGGCATTTTTAAATGTGGAACCTTCAAATGTGATCAAATCACTAGTTTTTGATATTGATGGTGAGCTGGTTGTTGTTTTAGCGCGCGGTGACCACGAAATTAACGATATTAAACTGAAAAATGCATTAGGTGCTACATCTGTTGAGTTGGCAGAGGACGCAGCTATTAAAGAATTATTAGGCTGTACTCCAGGTTCAATCGGTCCTGTGAAATTGCCGGTGAATGTGAAAGTGATTGCGGATAACGCAATCAAATCGGTCCGTAACGGCGTTGCAGGTGCAAACGAGGATGGATTCCACTTATTGAACGTCAATCCGGAGCGCGACTTCGCGATCAGCTCTTATGAAGACATCCGTTTCATCCAACAAGGTGACCCATCTCCGGACGGCCAAGGTATCATCAAGTTTGCAGAAGGCATCGAAGTTGGACATATTTTCAAATTAGGTACAACCTATTCAGAAAAACTAAATGCAACATTCCTTGATGAGCAAGGGAAAGCACAACCTTATATTATGGGATGCTATGGTATCGGGGTTTCTCGTATACTTGCTGCAGTTGCGGAACATTTCCAGGATGAGAACGGATTTGTATGGCCTACACAATTAGCGCCATATGACTTGCAGCTAGTACCGGTCAATGCAAAAGACGAAGCACAAGTTCAATTAGCGGACGAGCTTTATGGTGTACTGAAATCATACCGCTACGAAGTGTTATATGATGACCGTCCAGAACGTGCCGGCGTAAAATTTGCGGATGCAGATTTAATCGGATTACCTGTTCGTATTACAGTAGGTAAAAAAGCTTCAGAAGGACTTGTGGAAGTGAAATTCCGTTCAACAGGCGAATCTGCAGAGTGGGCGAAAGAAGAAGTAGTCGATCGCTTAAACGAATATTTCCGCCAAAACTAG
- the ltrA gene encoding group II intron reverse transcriptase/maturase has product MADLMIQKLRNNEYFGLQTTFDNLYEESKSGRYFTDLYELIISKENIQLAFRNLKSNTGSKTKGTNGHTIKHLNKMNADKLIKLVRKRLENYSPHAVRRLFIPKPNGKMRPLGIPTIEDRLIQQMFLQVLEPITEGKFNPQSYGFRPKRSTHDALARCYHMVNHSHQHYVVDIDIKGFFDNVNHKKLLRQLWTIGIRDKKVLAIIKKMLKAEISGEGIPLKGTPQGGILSPLLTNVVLNEFDWWISNQWETKPTKVPYKLKRNKTDALKKTKLKPMYLVRYADDFKIFTNSYQNACKIKVAVKKWLKERLGLEINEEKSKITNLRKNGTNFLGIRFRAVQKGNSKTGYIVNSKMDPKAKEKVQGVIRHQLVKLRKSPTPQKVMNFNANIIGLQNYYKIATRISQDFNEIRHKVHPNIKSLLFRKIFAKTKESNGVIDKFYGDYNYPRFKSNGLLVYPIEAVRHDIRGQRKPEFTIYNEIDRKVIHKDLKQVSVREIEMFRKGIYKSKSVLYENNRLSKYVAQKGCCGITGERLTPHQAICHHRKPTAQGGSDEYDNLIIINKQYHTIIHHSDPLINKDYRKIISKFEVKALNNLNRLRTEVGNPKLSL; this is encoded by the coding sequence TTGGCTGACTTAATGATACAAAAATTAAGAAACAATGAATATTTTGGGTTACAAACAACTTTTGATAATCTTTATGAAGAAAGCAAAAGTGGTCGATATTTTACAGACCTTTATGAATTAATTATTTCTAAAGAAAACATTCAACTCGCCTTTCGAAACCTGAAGAGTAATACAGGTAGTAAAACGAAAGGGACAAACGGACACACAATTAAACACCTGAACAAAATGAATGCTGATAAACTAATCAAACTTGTTCGAAAAAGACTGGAAAATTATTCACCACATGCAGTTAGAAGGTTGTTTATACCAAAACCTAATGGAAAGATGCGACCTCTTGGTATCCCGACAATTGAGGATAGACTAATACAGCAAATGTTCTTACAAGTATTAGAACCAATTACAGAGGGAAAATTCAATCCACAAAGTTATGGATTTAGACCGAAGCGAAGCACACATGATGCACTCGCAAGATGCTATCATATGGTGAATCATAGCCATCAACATTACGTTGTTGATATTGACATTAAAGGTTTCTTCGACAATGTGAATCATAAAAAGTTATTGAGACAATTATGGACGATTGGTATTAGGGATAAAAAAGTATTAGCAATAATTAAGAAGATGCTTAAAGCTGAAATTAGTGGTGAAGGAATACCACTGAAAGGAACCCCACAAGGAGGTATTTTATCTCCATTGCTTACAAATGTAGTTTTAAACGAGTTTGACTGGTGGATTTCAAATCAGTGGGAAACGAAACCGACAAAAGTACCTTACAAGTTAAAACGCAATAAAACGGACGCTCTTAAAAAGACGAAACTAAAGCCTATGTATTTAGTTCGATACGCAGATGATTTTAAAATCTTCACAAATTCTTATCAAAACGCCTGTAAGATCAAAGTAGCTGTTAAGAAATGGCTAAAGGAACGACTAGGGTTAGAAATTAATGAAGAAAAAAGTAAAATTACAAACTTGCGAAAAAACGGTACAAACTTTTTAGGGATTCGATTTAGAGCGGTACAAAAGGGCAATTCGAAAACGGGATACATCGTTAATTCGAAAATGGACCCTAAAGCAAAAGAAAAGGTACAAGGTGTAATTAGGCATCAATTGGTAAAGCTAAGAAAAAGCCCTACTCCACAAAAGGTGATGAATTTTAATGCAAATATTATAGGCCTGCAAAATTATTATAAAATCGCTACCCGAATATCGCAGGACTTTAATGAAATAAGGCATAAAGTTCATCCGAATATTAAGTCACTTCTATTTAGAAAGATTTTTGCTAAGACAAAAGAATCAAATGGAGTGATTGATAAGTTTTATGGGGATTACAATTATCCACGTTTCAAAAGCAATGGATTACTGGTCTATCCTATCGAAGCGGTTCGACATGATATACGAGGACAGCGCAAGCCTGAATTCACGATTTACAATGAAATTGATAGGAAAGTAATTCATAAAGATTTAAAACAAGTGTCTGTTAGAGAAATTGAAATGTTTCGTAAAGGAATATATAAATCGAAAAGTGTTCTGTATGAGAATAACCGTCTAAGTAAGTATGTAGCGCAAAAAGGTTGCTGTGGAATTACTGGTGAGCGATTAACTCCTCATCAAGCAATATGCCACCACAGAAAACCGACAGCTCAAGGCGGCTCAGATGAGTACGATAATTTAATTATTATCAACAAGCAATATCATACAATCATTCATCATTCAGACCCGTTAATAAATAAAGATTACCGAAAGATAATAAGTAAGTTCGAAGTAAAAGCATTAAATAACTTAAACAGACTAAGAACGGAAGTAGGAAATCCAAAGCTTAGTCTATAA